In a single window of the Cygnus olor isolate bCygOlo1 chromosome 5, bCygOlo1.pri.v2, whole genome shotgun sequence genome:
- the CTSD gene encoding cathepsin D, with translation MGPRVLLLLLAALLGPCAALIRIPLTKFPSMRRVLTEVGSEIPDMNAVTQFLKFKLGFADLAEPTPEILKNYMDAQYYGEIGIGTPPQKFTVVFDTGSSNLWVPSVHCHLLDIACLLHHKYDASKSSTYVENGTEFAIHYGTGSLSGYLSQDTVTLGNLKIKNQIFGEAVKQPGITFIAAKFDGILGMAFPRISVDKVTPFFDNVMQQKLIEKNIFSFYLNRDPTAQPGGELLLGGTDPKYYSGDFSWVNVTRKAYWQVHMDAVDVANGLTLCKGGCEAIVDTGTSLITGPTKEVKELQTAIGAKPLIKGQYVIPCEKVSSLPVVTLTLGGKPYQLTGEQYVFKVSVQGETICLSGFSGLDVPPPGGPLWILGDVFIGPYYTVFDRDNDSVGFAKCV, from the exons ATGGGGCCCCgcgtcctgctgctgctcctcgccGCCCTGCTAGGGCCCTGCGCTGCCCTCATACG GATCCCCCTGACCAAATTCCCCTCCATGCGCCGTGTCCTGACTGAGGTGGGCAGTGAGATCCCTGACATGAACGCTGTCACCCAGTTCCTCAAGTTCAAGCTGGGCTTTGCTGACCTGGCTGAGCCCACACCAGAGATCCTGAAGAACTACATGGAT GCCCAGTATTATGGCGAGATTGGTATCGGGACCCCTCCGCAGAAGTTCACTGTGGTCTTTGACACTGGCTCCTCCAACCTGTGGGTGCCATCTGTGCACTGTCACCTGCTGGACATCGCCTGCT TGCTACACCACAAGTACGATGCCTCCAAATCCAGCACCTACGTGGAGAACGGCACAGAGTTTGCCATCCACTATGGGACAGGGAGCCTCTCGGGATACCTGAGCCAGGACACGGTCACG CTCGGGAACTTGAAAATCAAGAACCAGATCTTTGGGGAGGCCGTGAAGCAGCCGGGCATCACCTTCATTGCTGCCAAGTTCGATGGTATCCTGGGCATGGCATTCCCCAGGATCTCTGTGGACAAGGTCACTCCTTTTTTCGATAATGtcatgcagcagaagctgattGAGAAAAACATCTTCTCCTTCTACCTGAACAG agaccCCACAGCTCAGCCAGGCGGCGAGCTGCTGCTTGGGGGCACTGACCCCAAATACTACAGCGGTGACTTCAGCTGGGTGAACGTCACACGCAAAGCCTACTGGCAGGTCCACATGGATGC GGTGGATGTTGCCAATGGGCTGACTCTGTGTAAGGGGGGCTGCGAGGCCATTGTGGACACAGGCACCTCGCTCATCACCGGCCCCACCAAGGAAGTGAAGGAGCTGCAGACAGCAATTGGTGCGAAACCACTCATCAAGGGCCAG TATGTGATCCCCTGTGAGAAGGTGTCATCTCTGCCTGTTGTCACCCTCACGCTAGGAGGGAAGCCCTACCAGCTCACCGGAGAGCAGTACGTCTTCAAG GTTTCTGTACAAGGAGAGACCATCTGTCTGAGTGGGTTTTCAGGCCTGGACGTCCCACCCCCTGGTGGCCCGCTCTGGATCCTGGGGGATGTCTTCATTGGTCCCTACTACACTGTCTTTGACCGTGATAATGACTCTGTTGGCTTCGCCAAATGTGTCTAA
- the LOC121071279 gene encoding cytosolic 5'-nucleotidase 1A-like, producing the protein MAEPESTVINPSVKQKDPSKALVIAVTTRAIFNLEEEHQLYLEKGKEEYVRHQQANQDRPLSPGTAFAFIQAVQYVNKKILESNPAEEDLFDILLLSNNSPESGVRIINSAKHYGLEISKFCFVSDEDSTQYLKSHGVKLFLSADRTDVCNALRRGVSAALVFQQEVQAPSTPLRVAFDGDAVLFSDETDQVFREQGLEGAMQYERAMEAVPMGEGPMKAFAMHLGKIHKKFNREECPIRTYLVTARSGRDMGIRAIKTLREWGLAIDEAFFMDGAPKGPILAQIQPHIFFDDGLHNIQGAQDVGVPSAWVPSCC; encoded by the exons ATGGCAGAGCCTGAAAGCACGGTTATAAACCCCAGTGTGAAACAG aaAGACCCCAGCAAGGCACTGGTCATTGCTGTGACCACCAGAGCCATCTTCAACCTGGAGGAGGAGCACCAACTCTACCTGGAGAAGGGCAAGGAGGAGTATGTGAGGCATCAGCAGGCCAACCAGGACAGGcccctgtcaccaggcacagCCTTTGCCTTCATCCAG GCAGTGCAGTATGTGAACAAGAAGATCCTGGAGAGCAACCCAGCAGAGGAGGACCTCTTTGAcatcctgctgctctccaaCAACAGCCCAGAGAGCGGTGTGCGCATCATTAACAGTGCTAAGCACTACG GCCTGGAGATTTCCAAGTTCTGCTTCGTCAGTGATGAGGACTCCACGCAGTACCTGAAGTCCCATGGGGTCAAGCTCTTCCTCTCAGCTGACAGGACAGACGTCTGCAATGCCCTCCGGAGAG GGGTCTCGGCAGCGCTCGTCTTCCAGCAGGAGGTGcaggcccccagcaccccgctgcGCGTGGCCTTCGATGGGGACGCCGTGCTCTTCTCCGATGAGACCGACCAGGTCTTCCGGGAGCAGGGCCTGGAGGGAGCGATGCAGTACGAGCGGGCGATGGAGGCCGTGCCCATGGGAGAG GGTCCCATGAAAGCCTTTGCCATGCACCTGGGGAAGATACACAAGAAGTTCAACCGTGAGGAGTGCCCCATCCGCACCTACCTGGTGACTGCCCGCAGCGGCCGGGACATGGGCATCCGAGCCATCAAGACACTCCGGGAATGGGGTCTGGCCATTGACGAGGCCTTCTTCATGGATGGGGCTCCCAAAGGCCCCATCCTCGCCCAGATCCAGCCCCATATTTTCTTTGATGATGGTCTTCATAACATCCAGGGGGCTCAAGATGTGGGGGTACCCTCTGCCTGGGTCCCCTCATGCTGCTGA